The proteins below are encoded in one region of Candidatus Cloacimonadota bacterium:
- a CDS encoding cytidine deaminase, whose protein sequence is SICAKMIINAEIKVVYIAETYPDALAEELLKEAGVQLFHFDMESGASKRLL, encoded by the coding sequence AGCATCTGTGCAAAAATGATTATAAATGCTGAAATCAAAGTGGTTTACATTGCCGAGACATATCCTGATGCCCTGGCGGAGGAATTGCTGAAGGAAGCGGGTGTCCAGCTCTTCCACTTCGATATGGAGAGCGGTGCGTCAAAACGGCTGCTATAG